A region of Vigna radiata var. radiata cultivar VC1973A chromosome 10, Vradiata_ver6, whole genome shotgun sequence DNA encodes the following proteins:
- the LOC106775211 gene encoding 40S ribosomal protein S14, whose protein sequence is MSRRKVREPKEENVTLGPAVRDGEHVFGVARIFASFNDTFIHVTDLSGRETLVRITGGMKVKADRDESSPYAAMLAAQDVAARCKELGITALHIRLRATGGNKTKTPGPGAQSALRALARSGMKIGRIEDVTPIPSDSTRRKSGRRGRRL, encoded by the exons ATG TCGAGGAGAAAGGTGAGAGAGCCAAAAGAGGAAAACGTGACTCTGGGACCAGCTGTTAGAGACGGTGAACACGTCTTTGGTGTCGCTCGTATCTTTGCCTCTTTCAATGACACCTTCATT CATGTCACTGATCTGTCTGGGAGGGAAACCCTTGTCCGCATTACCG GTGGAATGAAGGTTAAAGCCGACAGAGATGAATCATCTCCTTATGCTGCCATGCTTGCAGCACAGGACGTTGCTGCCAGATGCAAG GAACTGGGCATAACTGCTCTTCATATCAGGCTCCGTGCAACTGGCGGAAACAAGACCAAAACACCTGGTCCTGGTGCCCAATCAGCTCTCAGGGCCCTTGCTCGTTCAGGAATGAAAATCGGTCGTATAG AGGACGTAACACCCATTCCTTCGGATAGCACTCGTAGAAAGAGTGGCAGAAGAGGTAGAAGGCTCTAA
- the LOC106774925 gene encoding 60S ribosomal protein L18a-like protein translates to MSEKRENKEMVSDDNNPYYGTFQGVTNCYPPSFPSAYHQQQPYHFLPVYAVPDRPLRERRLPCCGLGVGWLLFIIGWFLGGVPWYIGTFVLVFVQMDHREKPGLIACALASSVTLMVVALGVTQADLQKLI, encoded by the exons ATGAGCGAGAAGAGGGAAAATAAGGAAATGGTGAGCGACGACAACAACCCTTATTATGGCACATTCCAAGGCGTCACCAATTGTTATCCTCCGTCTTTTCCCTCCGCTTATCACCAACAACAACCGTATCATTTTCTTCCAG TTTATGCTGTTCCTGACAGGCCATTGAGAGAACGTCGACTTCCCTGTTGTGGACTTGGTGTGGGATGGCTTTT GTTCATAATTGGTTGGTTTCTTGGTGGTGTTCCTTGGTACATTGGAACTTTTGTTTTGGTATTTGTGCAAATGGATCATAGAGAAAAACCTGGACTCATTGCATGTGCATTGGCT TCGTCGGTTACTTTGATGGTGGTTGCCCTTGGTGTCACACAGGCAGATCTTCAAAAGTTGATATGA
- the LOC106776160 gene encoding cytochrome P450 710A11 → MTPLLSSFSLTDIASYLVCFLLLLILLEQISYLAKKASIPGPSFVVPFLGNAIPLVRNPTNFWDLQSSLAKSTPLGFSANYIIGNFIVFIRDTELSHKVFANVRPDAFHLVGHPFGKKLFGEHNLIYMMGQEHKNLRRRIAPNFTPKALSTYTALQQIIILDHLKSWVAKAQSQTDSIPLRILARDMNLDTSQTVFVGPYLGLKARERFERDYFLFNVGLMKLPIDFPGTAFRNARLAVDRLIQTLATCTEMSKTRMQKREEPSCLIDYWMQETLREIEEAKLTGEPAAPFSTDAEIGGYLFDFLFAAQDASTSSLLWAVALLDSHPEVLAKVRAEVAGVWSPESDELITAEMLREMKYTQAVAREVVRFRPPATLVPHIAAERFPLTESYTIPKGAIVFPSAFESSFQGFSEPERFDPERFSEERQEDQVFKRNFLAFGAGPHQCVGQRYALNHLVLFIALFATLINFKRDRRDGCDEIAYVPTICPKDDCRVFLSQRCTRYPSFPALEDLMK, encoded by the coding sequence ATGACCCCTCTCTTATCCTCTTTCTCCCTCACCGACATAGCCTCCTACCTCGTAtgcttcctcctcctcctcattCTCCTCGAACAGATCTCCTACCTTGCCAAGAAGGCCTCCATCCCAGGACCCTCCTTCGTCGTCCCCTTCCTTGGAAACGCAATCCCATTGGTCCGCAATCCAACCAACTTCTGGGACCTTCAGTCCTCTTTGGCAAAGTCCACCCCTTTAGGCTTCTCCGCTAACTACATAATCGGCAACTTCATCGTTTTCATCAGAGACACCGAACTCTCCCACAAGGTCTTCGCCAATGTCAGGCCCGACGCTTTCCATCTTGTCGGCCACCCCTTCGGTAAGAAGCTATTCGGCGAACACAACCTCATCTACATGATGGGTCAAGAACACAAGAATCTCCGCCGTCGCATCGCCCCCAACTTCACCCCCAAAGCCCTCTCCACCTACACCGCGCTCCAGCAGATTATCATCCTTGATCACCTCAAGTCCTGGGTTGCCAAAGCTCAATCCCAAACCGATTCCATTCCGCTCCGTATTCTGGCCCGTGACATGAATCTCGACACCTCCCAGACCGTCTTTGTCGGCCCCTACTTGGGCCTCAAAGCCAGGGAGCGCTTCGAGAGGGATTACTTTCTATTCAACGTTGGCCTTATGAAGCTTCCGATTGATTTCCCCGGCACCGCGTTTCGAAACGCGAGGCTCGCCGTGGACCGGCTCATCCAAACGCTGGCCACCTGCACCGAGATGAGCAAAACCAGGATGCAGAAAAGGGAAGAGCCTTCCTGTCTGATTGATTACTGGATGCAGGAAACGCTCAGGGAAATCGAGGAGGCCAAGCTCACCGGAGAGCCGGCGGCACCGTTCTCCACCGACGCCGAGATTGGTGGTTACCTCTTTGATTTTCTCTTTGCGGCGCAGGACGCGTCCACGTCATCGTTGCTGTGGGCGGTGGCGCTGCTGGATTCGCATCCGGAGGTGCTGGCGAAGGTTAGGGCAGAGGTGGCAGGAGTCTGGTCGCCGGAGTCGGACGAGCTGATTACGGCGGAGATGCTCCGGGAGATGAAGTATACGCAGGCGGTGGCTCGTGAAGTAGTGAGGTTCCGGCCGCCGGCGACGCTGGTGCCGCATATCGCGGCTGAGAGATTTCCGCTGACGGAGTCGTACACGATACCGAAGGGGGCGATCGTGTTCCCGTCGGCGTTCGAGTCGTCGTTTCAGGGGTTCAGTGAACCGGAGCGGTTCGACCCGGAGCGGTTCTCGGAGGAGAGACAGGAGGACCAAgtatttaaaagaaactttCTGGCCTTTGGTGCTGGGCCCCACCAGTGTGTGGGTCAAAGGTACGCATTGAATCATCTGGTTCTGTTCATCGCGTTGTTCGCCACGTTGATCAATTTCAAGAGGGACAGAAGGGACGGTTGTGATGAGATCGCGTACGTACCCACCATATGCCCTAAAGACGATTGCAGGGTGTTTCTCTCGCAACGCTGCACACGATATCCTTCCTTCCCTGCGCTGGAAGACCTGATGAAATGA